A stretch of the Chitinophaga sp. Cy-1792 genome encodes the following:
- a CDS encoding Fic family protein, translating to MTPHQLEKPTPETGYPAIWDSFTEEETLSYRYVFIADQPWLVCEDAAPYHTSAYGIRLSEEACALMEQVQRPVNQKTPVGYNRAFLDNYRPNTDSYLTAEELERLAAIGSTGLETAPAGTYAKNILNNLLIDLAWNSSRLEGNSYSLIDTAKLIKTENSDSTKSLIDTVMILNHKDAIEYIVDGAEHVEFSPYHILGLHANLAYELMPDRKAVGRLRNIPVGIGRSVYKPVAIPQLIEELFNLMLEKARQINHPFEQAFFIMVHLPYLQPFQDVNKRVSRLACNIPLIKHNLIPLSFAEVPTDLYTSGLLAIYEQNEVQLFKELFMWAYERSVARYAQIKERIKPDPFLTKYRQVINKTVMHIITTTLGSTSAQQVLKGITDKLHPSDRERFTLIVEEQLLDMISGTPTRQISNETIFNNWKSAWDND from the coding sequence ATGACTCCACATCAACTTGAAAAACCGACCCCGGAAACCGGATATCCCGCCATATGGGATTCCTTCACAGAAGAGGAAACATTGAGCTACCGGTATGTTTTTATCGCCGACCAGCCATGGCTGGTTTGTGAGGATGCAGCACCATACCATACTTCTGCCTATGGCATAAGACTATCGGAAGAAGCATGCGCATTAATGGAACAGGTGCAGCGACCGGTAAACCAGAAAACGCCGGTAGGTTATAACCGCGCCTTCCTGGATAATTACAGACCCAATACAGATAGTTATTTAACTGCAGAAGAACTTGAACGGCTCGCTGCAATAGGAAGTACGGGATTGGAAACCGCACCTGCCGGCACCTATGCAAAGAATATTCTCAATAACTTACTGATCGATCTTGCCTGGAACTCCAGCCGGCTGGAAGGAAACTCCTATTCATTGATTGATACAGCGAAACTTATAAAAACGGAAAACAGCGATTCCACCAAATCACTGATTGATACGGTCATGATCCTCAACCATAAAGACGCGATTGAATATATCGTTGATGGTGCGGAACATGTTGAATTTTCTCCCTACCATATCCTGGGCCTTCATGCTAATCTGGCGTATGAGCTAATGCCCGACCGTAAGGCTGTAGGCCGCCTGAGAAATATCCCGGTTGGCATCGGCCGTTCTGTTTATAAGCCTGTAGCCATACCTCAGCTGATTGAAGAATTATTTAATCTGATGTTGGAAAAGGCCCGGCAGATCAATCATCCATTTGAGCAGGCATTCTTCATCATGGTGCATCTCCCTTATCTCCAGCCATTTCAGGATGTCAATAAGCGGGTATCCAGGCTTGCCTGTAATATTCCACTTATCAAACACAATCTCATTCCACTCTCCTTTGCGGAGGTACCAACTGATTTGTACACCAGTGGCCTGCTGGCAATTTATGAGCAGAACGAAGTGCAATTATTTAAAGAACTATTTATGTGGGCATATGAACGCTCTGTGGCAAGATATGCACAAATAAAAGAACGCATCAAACCCGACCCATTCCTTACAAAATACAGGCAAGTTATTAACAAAACGGTCATGCATATCATTACAACCACGCTGGGTAGCACAAGCGCACAGCAGGTACTCAAAGGCATTACTGATAAATTACATCCATCAGATCGGGAGCGTTTTACGCTAATTGTTGAAGAACAATTACTGGACATGATTTCCGGAACCCCAACCAGGCAAATATCCAATGAAACTATTTTCAACAATTGGAAATCCGCCTGGGATAACGACTAA
- a CDS encoding RNA polymerase sigma factor, with amino-acid sequence MKDQSVQEGMLIQLVAQSDQQAFAALVKMYRSNIFTTALQLLHNRQSAEEVLQDVFLKVWLQRSTLTEIDNFPAWLNTVARNTIYTAFKLSLKEKAMSAASLDDSLDAGYNTADPLLEKEYTLLLHTAISRLPQRQQETYRLIKLEGLKRNEAAEVMGISPETVKYNLDEASRKVRAYCLAQLPLGVLLLLVNIR; translated from the coding sequence ATGAAGGATCAGTCGGTACAGGAAGGTATGCTTATTCAGTTGGTGGCACAAAGCGACCAGCAGGCATTTGCTGCACTGGTAAAAATGTACAGAAGCAATATTTTTACAACCGCTTTGCAACTGTTGCATAACCGCCAGTCGGCGGAAGAAGTACTCCAGGATGTATTCCTGAAAGTATGGCTGCAACGCAGCACCCTGACTGAAATCGATAACTTTCCGGCCTGGCTCAATACGGTAGCAAGAAATACCATCTATACGGCTTTTAAACTTTCCCTGAAAGAAAAAGCAATGTCGGCAGCATCGCTGGATGATAGTCTGGATGCCGGCTATAACACCGCTGACCCATTACTCGAAAAAGAATATACCCTACTGCTGCATACCGCCATTTCCCGGCTGCCACAACGACAACAGGAAACCTATCGTTTGATAAAGCTCGAAGGACTTAAAAGAAATGAGGCTGCCGAAGTAATGGGCATTTCTCCTGAAACAGTGAAATATAACCTGGACGAGGCCTCCAGGAAAGTAAGGGCCTACTGCCTGGCACAGCTGCCACTGGGCGTTTTACTCCTCCTTGTGAATATCCGCTAA
- a CDS encoding FecR family protein: MPSKTDILIYKILNNTATEAEREELSDAMQLPEGEAAVKAQITALLQAPKEMQDISEAEMTSMLQAIYAAEEPAGKKKQPTILRIGWWAAAAIILGMLAILPYRKQTLPVPPAIVQVSQPGGNKAVLTLANGQQVILDSAGSRQIAQQQTTLVQQQGQLIYQQQHNEAATGFNTLTTPRGGQFRVILPDGTSVWLNAASSLRYPLSFGKERVVEVSGEAYFEVAANPKAPFSVKTATGQTIEVLGTAFNVSAYTDEVSSQTTLISGAIAITSGNQRQQLKPGQAARVSDGNTTIQQLPEAAIAQATAWKNGLFDFNKLPLTVVMKQLSRWYNIDVFYEGKIPDITFWGRMERSLPLRDVLLILEKSDVHFKIENNGTRLIVTP, translated from the coding sequence ATGCCATCTAAAACAGACATCTTAATATATAAAATACTAAACAACACCGCTACTGAAGCAGAGCGGGAAGAGCTATCTGACGCTATGCAGCTGCCGGAAGGAGAGGCTGCGGTGAAAGCACAGATCACTGCGCTGTTGCAAGCTCCTAAAGAAATGCAGGATATCTCTGAGGCAGAGATGACTTCGATGTTACAGGCTATCTATGCTGCTGAAGAGCCGGCAGGTAAAAAGAAACAACCAACCATTCTCCGTATAGGCTGGTGGGCAGCAGCCGCCATCATATTGGGTATGCTGGCCATCCTGCCTTACCGGAAACAAACGCTGCCTGTTCCTCCGGCTATCGTACAGGTATCACAGCCCGGCGGCAACAAAGCCGTACTGACGCTGGCCAACGGCCAACAGGTCATACTGGACAGCGCAGGCTCCCGCCAGATTGCACAACAGCAAACAACGCTGGTACAGCAACAGGGCCAACTCATCTATCAACAACAACACAACGAGGCCGCTACAGGCTTCAATACGCTTACAACGCCACGCGGGGGACAATTCAGGGTGATACTTCCCGATGGTACCTCCGTATGGCTCAACGCCGCTTCCAGTCTGCGATACCCGCTGTCCTTCGGAAAAGAACGTGTCGTGGAAGTTAGCGGCGAAGCGTATTTTGAAGTGGCTGCCAATCCAAAAGCGCCATTCAGCGTCAAAACCGCTACAGGACAAACAATTGAAGTCCTGGGGACAGCCTTTAACGTCAGCGCCTATACGGATGAAGTAAGCTCGCAAACAACGCTGATAAGTGGCGCCATTGCCATCACCAGCGGAAACCAGCGCCAGCAGCTGAAACCAGGCCAGGCGGCTAGGGTGTCCGACGGCAATACCACTATCCAGCAATTGCCGGAAGCGGCTATCGCACAGGCTACCGCCTGGAAAAACGGCCTGTTCGACTTTAATAAACTGCCTTTAACAGTAGTGATGAAACAGCTTTCAAGATGGTATAATATAGACGTTTTTTATGAAGGCAAAATACCGGATATCACCTTCTGGGGACGCATGGAAAGAAGTCTTCCCCTACGCGATGTACTGCTGATTTTAGAGAAGTCTGACGTACACTTCAAAATAGAAAACAATGGAACCAGACTGATCGTAACACCGTAA
- a CDS encoding SusC/RagA family TonB-linked outer membrane protein, with amino-acid sequence MKFKRVLLILPLVLLFIVARAQTVSMQVNNAPLEKVFTDVQTLTGYNIVANYDIIRSAKPVTIKATNMPLEKFMAQVLKEQQLDFFIRSKTITVIRKSSSNKITDADNATEPDLVTGIVRDTAGNPLAGAHIAIMGKSYVATTNEQGRYQIKAAKGEVLLVTYIGYKPMQMQVTDESSVLNATLLPVVAQLNEYVVEVSTGYQQLKKTQLTGAFATLDRKSYLQSVPPSGNIIENMEGRIAGLVLKVNNSNVYDDNASPFTIRGVSTFQAIKKPLIVLNGYPTEINIESINPYDVESITVLKDAAAAAIYGVRASNGVVVINTRKGTNSKPQFHLNAAYTWRPKPDFKKLNLASGKDYVDFEMAYATKKFIEQGMDKEYLDMTNGTYTPVFSIADDLYYGRISQSKADEMLAPYINYDNTDDFKRLFMQNQQLRTIDFSMNGGNTGSNYFLGINRVDNQRSDKFSNFSKTVLNYRGGYDFMKIFTLDVQGIYANTNDERVPVPDYTSFRPYQHFRDANGNALPAYLSPYNGAYYGFDGQYGTLGADRNAANMAMGLYDSWYYPYQEMLESKTTNKSNMLRLQGNLRAKITPALHLELGGVFERELSTLTDYASENAWTTRLMLNYYADRDPLTDKPIFRFPQGGVNKTTDMLTTTYTTRAQLTYNKQFGGVHDISLLGGTEIRRLTTSSRLNTTFGYDNNTLSMKPADLSLIGNRMIFPAYSDELVPMSSFADDYTSFSDFFRETYFDDRFVSWYANGAYSYNDRYNMTGSIRIDQSNLFGSDPKFRYTPLWSAGFSWNAHNENFLVGANWLQELRLRLSAGYNGNIIKLSGPYTILGTSLNNYVPNPEIGYYVTTLRNNQLRWEKTMNYNVGVDFGVLDRRLSGSIDYYIKRGKDIFSSIQIDPTKGFNNALMNNASIENRGLDINLNTVNITAGKFRWQTQITGSFNNSKVLKVANMFNGFYDFTRVTYPENQVGYPISAVFGHNYLGLNSQGQPTVAGPDGKPVVLSYNPKRDVPFSSMRFMGVNDPRYVLGLNNQFTYHDFSLNFLIMYYGGNVARIAPPTIYDDRPVNGIQDMWKQPGDEQHTNIPGFPPAYGEPGYFSVFTGYGYGTQFFRKMDFLVLRNVTLTWDVNDQLAKRVHLNKPKVIFQVQNPYKFVFSGNDVDPETLNYLTGQRGLPIVPSYTLSLNLNF; translated from the coding sequence ATGAAGTTTAAAAGAGTCCTGCTCATTTTGCCGCTGGTACTGTTGTTTATAGTTGCCCGTGCCCAGACTGTTTCCATGCAGGTAAACAACGCACCGCTGGAGAAAGTATTTACCGATGTACAAACGCTTACAGGGTATAATATTGTTGCCAACTACGATATTATCAGATCAGCAAAACCTGTTACCATAAAGGCTACCAATATGCCATTGGAGAAATTTATGGCGCAGGTATTAAAAGAACAGCAACTGGATTTTTTTATCAGGAGTAAAACGATTACGGTTATACGTAAATCATCTTCCAATAAAATAACAGATGCAGACAATGCTACTGAGCCCGATCTGGTAACCGGTATTGTAAGGGATACTGCCGGCAATCCGCTGGCAGGTGCTCATATCGCCATTATGGGTAAAAGCTACGTCGCTACTACCAATGAACAGGGTCGCTACCAGATAAAAGCTGCTAAAGGCGAAGTACTGCTGGTGACTTATATCGGCTATAAGCCCATGCAGATGCAGGTGACGGATGAGTCGTCCGTACTCAATGCTACGCTGTTGCCTGTGGTGGCCCAACTGAATGAATATGTGGTAGAGGTAAGCACCGGCTACCAGCAACTGAAGAAAACACAGCTGACAGGCGCCTTCGCCACACTGGACCGTAAGTCGTACCTGCAAAGCGTGCCTCCTTCCGGTAATATCATTGAAAATATGGAAGGCCGCATCGCCGGACTGGTGCTGAAAGTAAACAACAGCAACGTGTACGATGATAACGCATCGCCGTTTACGATCCGCGGTGTATCTACCTTTCAGGCCATCAAAAAACCCTTGATCGTACTCAACGGATATCCGACTGAAATAAATATTGAATCCATCAACCCATATGACGTTGAATCTATCACCGTGCTGAAAGACGCTGCAGCTGCGGCTATATACGGTGTTCGTGCTTCTAATGGTGTGGTGGTCATCAATACCAGGAAAGGTACCAATTCAAAGCCGCAGTTTCACCTGAACGCAGCTTATACCTGGCGCCCCAAGCCAGATTTTAAAAAGCTGAATCTGGCCAGTGGTAAAGATTATGTAGATTTTGAAATGGCTTATGCCACGAAGAAGTTTATTGAACAGGGCATGGATAAGGAATACCTGGATATGACCAACGGTACCTATACCCCTGTTTTCAGTATTGCAGATGACCTGTACTATGGACGTATCAGTCAGTCGAAAGCGGACGAAATGCTGGCGCCGTATATCAACTATGATAATACGGATGATTTTAAACGCCTGTTCATGCAAAACCAGCAGTTGCGTACCATCGACTTCAGTATGAACGGCGGCAATACAGGTAGCAACTATTTTCTCGGTATTAACAGGGTAGATAACCAGCGCAGTGATAAGTTTTCCAATTTCAGCAAAACCGTGCTGAATTACAGAGGAGGTTATGATTTTATGAAGATATTCACGCTGGATGTGCAGGGAATTTATGCCAATACCAACGATGAACGCGTACCTGTACCGGACTATACTTCTTTCCGTCCATACCAGCATTTCAGGGATGCTAACGGTAATGCCCTACCTGCTTATCTCTCTCCATACAACGGCGCCTATTATGGCTTTGATGGTCAGTACGGTACACTCGGTGCAGACCGTAATGCGGCCAATATGGCCATGGGTCTTTACGACTCCTGGTACTATCCTTACCAGGAAATGCTGGAGTCTAAAACGACTAACAAAAGTAATATGCTTCGCCTGCAAGGCAATCTGCGTGCGAAGATCACACCCGCACTGCACCTGGAATTAGGAGGTGTATTTGAAAGAGAATTGTCTACATTGACAGACTATGCTTCTGAAAATGCCTGGACAACAAGGCTGATGCTGAATTACTATGCAGACAGAGATCCGCTGACAGACAAGCCTATATTCCGTTTTCCGCAAGGTGGCGTAAATAAGACAACAGATATGCTCACCACTACCTACACCACCAGGGCACAGCTTACCTATAATAAACAGTTCGGTGGCGTACATGATATCTCGCTGCTGGGTGGTACAGAAATAAGAAGACTCACAACGAGCAGCAGGCTGAATACTACTTTCGGATATGATAATAATACCCTATCCATGAAACCTGCGGATCTGAGCCTGATCGGTAACAGAATGATATTCCCTGCTTATTCCGATGAGCTGGTGCCTATGAGTAGCTTCGCAGATGATTATACTTCCTTCTCGGATTTCTTCAGGGAAACATACTTCGATGACCGCTTTGTTTCCTGGTATGCCAACGGCGCCTATTCCTATAACGACCGTTACAACATGACCGGAAGCATTCGTATAGATCAGTCTAACCTTTTTGGTTCAGATCCTAAATTCCGCTATACGCCGCTATGGTCGGCAGGTTTCAGCTGGAATGCACATAATGAGAATTTCCTGGTAGGCGCCAACTGGTTGCAGGAATTAAGACTGCGTTTGTCTGCCGGCTACAACGGAAATATTATTAAGCTGAGTGGTCCCTATACCATCCTTGGTACAAGCCTGAACAACTATGTGCCTAATCCGGAAATAGGTTATTACGTGACTACGTTGAGGAATAACCAACTGCGTTGGGAGAAAACCATGAATTATAATGTGGGCGTAGATTTTGGCGTGTTAGACAGACGTTTGTCTGGTAGTATAGACTATTACATTAAACGTGGTAAAGATATTTTCTCCAGTATACAGATAGATCCTACAAAAGGATTTAACAACGCGTTGATGAATAACGCCAGCATTGAAAACCGTGGGCTGGATATCAACCTGAATACGGTGAATATTACTGCGGGCAAGTTCAGATGGCAGACGCAGATTACCGGATCTTTCAATAACAGCAAGGTATTGAAGGTGGCTAACATGTTCAACGGCTTCTATGACTTTACCAGGGTGACCTATCCGGAAAACCAGGTGGGTTATCCGATCAGCGCTGTATTTGGACATAACTACCTTGGCCTGAATTCCCAGGGACAACCTACGGTGGCTGGTCCTGATGGTAAGCCGGTTGTATTGTCGTATAACCCTAAACGTGATGTGCCTTTTAGCAGTATGCGTTTTATGGGGGTAAATGACCCGCGTTATGTGCTGGGATTGAATAACCAGTTTACGTACCACGATTTCAGCCTGAATTTCCTCATCATGTATTATGGTGGTAATGTGGCCAGGATAGCGCCTCCTACTATCTATGACGACAGGCCGGTAAACGGCATCCAGGATATGTGGAAGCAACCGGGCGACGAGCAACATACCAATATTCCCGGTTTCCCTCCGGCATATGGCGAACCAGGCTATTTCAGTGTTTTCACCGGATATGGCTATGGTACACAGTTTTTCAGGAAGATGGATTTCCTGGTATTGCGTAATGTGACGCTTACCTGGGACGTAAACGATCAGCTGGCGAAACGGGTTCACCTTAATAAGCCTAAAGTGATTTTCCAGGTGCAGAACCCATACAAATTTGTATTCAGCGGTAATGATGTGGACCCGGAAACCCTGAACTACCTGACAGGTCAGCGCGGCCTGCCTATCGTACCTTCTTACACGCTTTCCTTGAACTTAAACTTCTAA
- a CDS encoding RagB/SusD family nutrient uptake outer membrane protein, whose translation MRKKYLPYLLSVSIFAASCSHYLDVKPKGIIIASTINDYDALLNSIAAINSIGLVNPLNPTDDITDPTLNPTNLVAAKDNFYFWHPYINGAPEKPDIWVDYYNTIANMNVITEGVLDATNGTEKKKKEIYAEAQVGRVYCYYHLLTFFAPGYNKTTAGKSYGVPYVTSTDISVPTPARPLLDANMQQLISDLKSALPYLESVTANNTRASKSAAYGLLSRLYMYMQDYPNAMAYADSVIETNHYYLLNYNDYLGKKLPNTTTSPEEVYARFSYDISVRYSDNLLQQYDTVTDLRIRMFAKRAKTGDTRVLNFDTFMDYTPNRGITYAEMLLNKAECLARQGDYDAAMDIVNAMRANRFKPADFIALTAGNSEAAISQILSERRRELAMKLVRWGDMKRLDQEGRMPAVNRIGADGTTVMATLQPHSLQYTFQIPLQVQAFNKDMPLNQQ comes from the coding sequence ATGAGAAAGAAATATTTACCATACCTGCTATCTGTATCCATATTTGCTGCTTCGTGTAGCCATTACCTTGATGTAAAGCCAAAAGGTATTATCATTGCCAGCACCATTAACGATTACGATGCCCTGCTTAACAGTATCGCGGCGATCAATAGCATTGGGCTTGTAAATCCGCTGAATCCAACGGATGATATCACGGATCCTACCCTTAATCCTACCAATCTGGTAGCGGCAAAAGATAATTTTTATTTCTGGCATCCGTATATCAACGGCGCTCCGGAGAAACCGGATATCTGGGTGGATTATTACAATACCATCGCGAATATGAATGTCATCACCGAAGGAGTGCTGGATGCTACCAACGGTACGGAAAAGAAGAAGAAAGAAATCTATGCGGAAGCGCAGGTGGGCCGTGTGTACTGCTACTATCACCTGCTTACCTTCTTTGCACCAGGTTACAATAAAACTACTGCGGGTAAATCTTATGGCGTTCCTTATGTAACCTCTACGGATATAAGTGTGCCTACTCCAGCCAGACCTTTGCTGGACGCCAATATGCAGCAGCTTATCAGCGATCTGAAAAGTGCATTGCCGTACCTGGAAAGTGTAACCGCTAATAACACCAGAGCCAGTAAGTCGGCCGCCTATGGCTTGTTGTCGCGGCTTTACATGTATATGCAGGACTATCCGAATGCGATGGCTTACGCAGATTCAGTAATTGAAACGAATCATTATTATCTCCTGAACTATAATGATTACCTGGGTAAAAAGCTGCCGAATACGACTACCAGTCCGGAAGAAGTATATGCGAGATTTTCCTATGATATCAGTGTGCGTTATTCGGATAACCTGCTGCAACAATACGATACCGTTACAGACCTGCGTATCCGTATGTTCGCGAAGCGTGCCAAAACCGGTGATACCCGCGTGTTGAATTTCGATACATTTATGGACTATACGCCTAACAGGGGCATTACGTATGCGGAAATGCTGCTCAACAAGGCGGAATGTCTGGCCCGACAGGGAGATTACGATGCAGCTATGGATATCGTGAATGCTATGCGTGCCAACAGGTTTAAGCCGGCAGACTTTATTGCATTAACCGCCGGCAATAGCGAAGCAGCGATAAGCCAGATATTGTCGGAGCGCAGAAGAGAGCTGGCCATGAAACTGGTAAGATGGGGAGATATGAAGCGACTGGACCAGGAAGGCCGTATGCCTGCCGTTAATCGTATAGGCGCCGACGGTACAACGGTGATGGCTACACTGCAACCGCATAGTTTACAATATACTTTCCAGATTCCTTTACAGGTACAGGCTTTTAATAAGGATATGCCATTAAATCAACAATAA